Proteins encoded within one genomic window of Halocatena marina:
- a CDS encoding PQQ-like beta-propeller repeat protein: MKRRTLVAVLLLWFVLSLVVVFGALQLTGGGGELTEQWVSDTARGYQQNHHPIAATNTGNGTIVVAPINDESNESTQASCALVRLNESSGNTVWQSGLAPENCTIHSLPDSTIADLDGDGTQEILIARGDHTLTVHDAATGAIEWRHPTSSLGYSQPVVRDILPADGKEVIAVDIDGELFVIRSDGSTAWHRNLSASTWASPAVDDFDDDGQREIAIGTADGVSLFERNGERTWQTNDSVLWMVSAAVGADPTPELVIADDTNQTVTALDSTTGNVIWSQPVDGIPALHAVDDGDADDTPEVYVGTSGGELSALSARDGAVEWTTDLTQDDRGVMPPPSIGDLDGDGTPELVGVTPDGVVTVLNPSNGEQLATYERDVPVWIHPTVIDLDDDGREEILVMYGDGRAVALSFNS; encoded by the coding sequence ATGAAGCGTAGGACGCTGGTGGCGGTTCTCTTACTTTGGTTCGTCCTCTCTTTGGTTGTTGTCTTCGGTGCTTTACAACTCACTGGCGGCGGGGGAGAGCTTACCGAACAGTGGGTATCGGACACAGCTCGTGGATATCAGCAGAATCACCATCCGATCGCCGCTACGAACACAGGCAACGGTACTATCGTCGTCGCGCCAATCAACGATGAGAGTAATGAGAGCACACAAGCCTCGTGTGCTCTCGTGCGGCTCAATGAATCATCTGGAAATACCGTGTGGCAATCAGGACTGGCGCCGGAAAACTGTACGATTCACTCGCTTCCGGACTCGACAATTGCGGATCTTGATGGCGATGGAACTCAAGAGATCCTCATTGCCCGCGGTGACCACACGCTGACCGTCCACGACGCGGCAACCGGTGCAATCGAGTGGCGTCATCCGACCTCATCGCTCGGCTACAGTCAACCGGTCGTGAGAGACATTCTGCCAGCAGACGGCAAAGAGGTCATCGCCGTGGATATCGACGGCGAGCTGTTCGTCATTCGGAGCGATGGCTCGACGGCGTGGCATCGAAACCTCTCGGCCTCCACATGGGCTAGTCCCGCAGTCGACGATTTCGACGACGATGGACAAAGAGAGATCGCGATCGGTACTGCTGACGGCGTTTCTCTCTTCGAGCGTAACGGAGAACGAACGTGGCAGACGAACGATTCGGTCCTCTGGATGGTTTCTGCGGCCGTTGGTGCCGACCCGACACCCGAACTTGTCATTGCCGATGATACAAATCAAACGGTGACTGCACTCGATAGCACGACGGGCAACGTCATCTGGTCACAGCCTGTTGACGGCATCCCAGCACTCCACGCGGTCGACGATGGCGATGCGGACGACACGCCCGAAGTGTACGTCGGAACGAGCGGGGGAGAACTCTCTGCGCTCTCTGCGCGTGATGGGGCCGTCGAGTGGACAACAGACCTCACTCAGGACGATCGAGGTGTTATGCCACCGCCTTCGATCGGTGACCTTGACGGAGATGGTACCCCTGAGCTGGTCGGTGTCACTCCTGATGGGGTGGTTACGGTACTCAATCCGTCGAACGGTGAGCAGCTGGCGACGTACGAGCGCGATGTTCCAGTTTGGATCCACCCGACGGTGATCGATCTCGATGACGACGGTCGGGAGGAAATCCTCGTCATGTATGGCGATGGGCGTGCTGTTGCCCTCTCATTTAACAGCTGA